Proteins from a single region of Procambarus clarkii isolate CNS0578487 chromosome 32, FALCON_Pclarkii_2.0, whole genome shotgun sequence:
- the LOC123759287 gene encoding uncharacterized protein, translating to MFWIPVQIGDVEVKAIVDTAAEVTIISQEIHQRLNPPPQVIQHITLSTAGKQMHLTGTLVGPISLLVAGREYTVGVYVAPIADDMLLGLDFMKRYGVSIALDKSQMILQGQVIPMKLETKEEPDPNLAPCIAKVAVSQYTVIPPHSVARVKCEMDKSMPQ from the coding sequence ATGTTTTGGATCCCAGTCCAGATCGGGGACGTGGAGGTCAAGGCGATTGTGGATACAGCGGCCGAGGTCACCATTATCTCCCAGGAGATCCATCAACGGTTGAACCCACCACCCCAGGTGATACAACACATAACCTTAAGCACGGCGGGGAAACAAATGCACCTTACGGGAACACTGGTGGGCCCCATCTCCTTGCTGGTTGCGGGACGGGaatacactgtgggagtgtatgtGGCGCCTATTGCAGACGACATGTTGCTAGGGCTCGATTTCATGAAAAGATACGGTGTTAGTATAGCCCTAGACAAGTCTCAAATGATATTACAGGGACAGGTGATTCCTATGAAGCTAGAGACGAAAGAGGAGCCTGACCCTAACCTAGCTCCGTGCATCGCTAAGGTAGCAGTGTCCCAATACACTGTTATCCCACCACATTCAGTGGCCAGGGTCAAATGTGAAATGGACAAAAGTATGCCCCAGTGA